One region of Zingiber officinale cultivar Zhangliang chromosome 7B, Zo_v1.1, whole genome shotgun sequence genomic DNA includes:
- the LOC122003949 gene encoding probable protein phosphatase 2C 78 codes for MKRCFGWCSAGAGAEAGAGASASASREGGGGSVESRDGLLWHTDLKPHSSGDFSIAVVQANDSLEDQGQVLASSSATYFGVFDGHGGPEASRFVNARLFSHLHEFASEQGGLSVEVIRKAFTATEEEFLQLVKQSWRSRPKIASAGSCCLVGAIADNVLYVANLGDSRAVLGRRGADGGAVVAERLSRDHNVGEEEVRRELTELHPDDSRIVTYNRGAWRIKGIIQVSRSIGDVYLKKPELSGDALYQKLAAPVPLTRPVVTAEPSIRIRNIKQNDLFLIFASDGLWEHLSDEAAVDIVSNNPRSGIAKRLVQAAVAEAAKKREMRYDDIKHVEKGIRRLVHDDITVIVIYLSHGGSDDGEEGEGSKFEGGNVDCTNAPVDVFSLHAA; via the exons ATGAAACGGTGCTTCGGTTGGTGCTCCGCCGGCGCCGGGGCCGAGGCCGGCGCCGGGGCCAGCGCCAGCGCCAGCAGAGAAGGAGGAGGTGGCAGTGTGGAAAGCAGAGATGGGCTTCTTTGGCATACGGACCTCAAGCCGCACTCCTCCGGCGACTTCTCCATTGCCGTCGTCCAGGCCAACGACTCGCTCGAGGACCAGGGGCAGGTGCTTGCCTCATCCTCCGCCACCTACTTCGGCGTCTTCGACGGCCACGGCGGCCCGGAGGCCTCTCGCTTCGTCAACGCCCGCCTCTTCTCCCACCTCCACG AGTTCGCGTCGGAGCAAGGAGGCCTCTCCGTGGAGGTGATACGCAAGGCGTTCACCGCCACCGAGGAAGAGTTCCTGCAACTGGTTAAGCAGTCGTGGCGTTCCCGCCCAAAGATCGCGTCCGCCGGGTCGTGCTGCCTCGTCGGAGCCATCGCCGACAACGTGCTCTACGTGGCGAACCTGGGCGACTCGAGGGCGGTGCTCGGCCGGCGGGGAGCCGACGGAGGGGCGGTGGTGGCGGAGCGGCTGTCCAGGGACCACAATGTCGGGGAGGAGGAGGTGAGGAGGGAGCTGACGGAGCTCCACCCCGACGACTCCCGCATCGTCACCTACAACAGAGGCGCCTGGCGAATCAAAGGGATCATCCAG GTGTCAAGATCCATCGGGGACGTGTACCTGAAGAAGCCGGAACTCTCCGGCGACGCTCTGTATCAGAAGCTTGCCGCTCCGGTCCCCTTGACACGGCCCGTGGTGACGGCGGAGCCGTCAATCAGGATACGCAACATCAAGCAGAACGACCTATTCCTGATATTCGCATCGGACGGCCTCTGGGAACATCTGAGCGACGAAGCTGCCGTAGATATCGTCTCCAACAACCCCCGATCG GGGATAGCGAAGAGACTTGTACAAGCTGCCGTCGCCGAAGCAGCGAAGAAGAGGGAGATGAGATACGACGACATCAAACACGTGGAGAAGGGGATCAGGCGGCTGGTCCATGACGACATAACGGTCATAGTCATCTACCTCAGCCACGGCGGCAGCGACGACGGCGAAGAAGGAGAAGGTTCCAAGTTCGAGGGAGGCAATGTCGACTGCACTAATGCACCGGTGGACGTCTTCTCGCTCCATGCTGCATAA